Proteins encoded together in one Formosa sp. Hel3_A1_48 window:
- a CDS encoding RagB/SusD family nutrient uptake outer membrane protein, which yields MKKINNLILVCGLIFIGFSCEDATDIFPEGNLTSDVTFETLDDLQLGLNGAYARYSPEDDILINSVFTDNCKPGYDNGGQEINFYNWALTAGDGNTTSLWNSNYRLINQCNRVLEASDLITASGEAEQTELNNIKGQLLTLRAIGHLTLASYFTTDYLDGDALSIIISDRVPGTSETLPRNTNSEVYSFIANDLNTASTLLSDQSDNKYVSQDLVTGLKARLALLQNDSSALTHAQTLIDAYPLAGQLQYLSMFLDTDNTEVIFKAARTSGLVGGLWYFTNSAGPFIEASNSLHDAHNPADIRLFANINFNTNNGGPSEPENNIHLINKYPGNASPFLSDIKAMRVSEMYLIKAEAQVNANNLDGAAATLKVLRDARLGTSTSLDSYISQTQAYDAVLKERRLELAFEGHRYLDIKRFKDRLNTGINRDDLDCVSGGNCVMLPSDHRLTLPIPQVELNANPSIVQNPGYAN from the coding sequence ATGAAAAAAATAAATAATTTAATATTAGTATGTGGTTTAATCTTCATTGGATTTTCTTGTGAAGATGCTACAGACATATTTCCAGAAGGAAATTTAACAAGTGATGTTACTTTCGAAACTCTAGATGATTTACAGTTGGGTTTGAATGGAGCATACGCTAGATACAGTCCTGAAGACGATATATTAATCAATTCAGTTTTTACAGACAATTGTAAACCAGGTTATGACAACGGTGGTCAGGAAATTAATTTTTATAACTGGGCACTTACTGCTGGTGATGGAAATACAACTAGCCTCTGGAATAGTAATTATAGATTAATAAACCAGTGTAATAGAGTTTTAGAAGCTTCTGATTTAATTACAGCAAGCGGAGAAGCAGAACAAACTGAACTCAACAATATTAAGGGTCAGTTACTTACACTCCGCGCTATTGGACATTTAACTTTAGCTTCCTATTTCACTACTGATTACTTAGACGGAGATGCTCTATCTATTATTATCTCAGATCGTGTTCCTGGAACTTCAGAAACACTTCCAAGAAATACAAACTCAGAAGTATACAGTTTTATCGCTAATGATTTAAATACAGCTAGCACTTTACTTTCTGATCAGTCTGATAATAAGTATGTTTCCCAAGATTTAGTTACTGGATTAAAAGCAAGATTAGCATTACTACAAAACGATTCTAGTGCTTTAACTCATGCTCAAACATTAATTGATGCTTATCCTCTTGCAGGTCAATTGCAATATTTAAGTATGTTTCTTGACACAGATAACACTGAGGTTATTTTCAAGGCCGCAAGAACATCTGGATTAGTTGGTGGTTTATGGTATTTTACAAACTCTGCAGGCCCGTTTATTGAGGCTTCCAACAGTCTTCATGATGCTCATAATCCAGCTGATATCAGGTTGTTTGCTAACATTAACTTCAACACGAACAACGGAGGACCGAGTGAACCTGAAAATAACATTCACCTAATCAATAAATACCCAGGAAATGCATCTCCATTCTTGAGTGATATAAAGGCTATGAGAGTTTCTGAAATGTATCTAATTAAAGCAGAGGCTCAAGTCAATGCTAATAATTTAGACGGAGCGGCAGCAACCTTGAAAGTGTTAAGAGATGCTCGTTTAGGAACTAGTACAAGTCTTGATTCTTATATTTCTCAAACTCAGGCATACGATGCAGTGTTAAAAGAAAGAAGGCTCGAATTAGCTTTTGAAGGTCATAGATATTTGGACATTAAAAGATTTAAAGATAGATTGAATACTGGAATTAACAGAGATGATTTGGATTGTGTTTCTGGTGGAAACTGTGTAATGCTTCCTAGTGACCACAGACTTACTCTTCCAATTCCACAAGTTGAATTAAATGCAAATCCTTCAATTGTTCAAAATCCGGGATATGCCAACTAA
- a CDS encoding S8 family serine peptidase — protein sequence MKNTALFIFVFSFLVATSQTLEEQKEITKNYNLEALDKLETRLITENEEIKEEINTFLKKNKTVKKIIKSGNKNYYIAKIIDGKPMYITTDNVNSAKATRTNFLHNGGGLGLNLEGQNMNIGIWDKGIARVTHFEFRESDTSSTSRVQNGDGAAGYDSHGTHVAGTMIGRGYQSGRKGMAPQAGLISYDWNNDNTEVLNQARFGGLLISNHSYGFPVRDPDNNAQNAPSWLMGCYDTDAANWDGIAYLAPYYLQVVSAGNDGESTYSGGLAGGFDKLTAEKNAKNNLVVANANNPFIINGNVLSLAINQSSSQGPSDDGRIKPDITGDGTDVTSAESGNDLAYGVKTGTSMAAPNVSGSLLLLQQYYNEINNEFMKSATLKGLVCHTASDDGSRVGPDPIFGWGLLNSKFAAETILAASQGGAHISERTLSDGGTFSTTMEVVSGEPLSATICWTDPAGTARDGSSNSPLAALVNDLDLRLTGPSGGTTYFPWKLDLNNISGSAITGDNLVDNVEKIDIEDPTPGIYTLTVSHKGTLTDDAQDFSLIVTGSNLTLGTADIEISTVHIWPNPALTEINFKFPASEKTTQLMLYDLRGRVVYEDEISKSNGTIRGQIDTSAFARGVYILKINQGNTSTQKKVVLK from the coding sequence ATGAAAAACACAGCTCTTTTTATATTCGTGTTTAGCTTTCTCGTAGCGACTTCTCAAACCTTAGAAGAACAAAAGGAAATTACTAAAAATTATAATCTTGAGGCTTTAGATAAATTAGAAACGAGATTGATTACAGAAAACGAAGAGATTAAAGAAGAAATAAATACGTTTCTTAAAAAAAACAAAACAGTTAAAAAAATAATAAAATCAGGAAATAAGAACTACTACATAGCTAAAATTATTGATGGTAAGCCAATGTACATTACGACTGACAATGTAAATAGCGCCAAAGCTACGAGAACAAATTTCCTACACAATGGTGGGGGGCTGGGTTTAAACTTAGAAGGTCAGAACATGAATATTGGAATATGGGACAAGGGAATTGCACGAGTCACACATTTTGAATTTAGAGAAAGTGACACCTCATCTACTTCAAGGGTACAAAATGGGGATGGTGCTGCTGGTTATGATAGCCACGGTACACATGTTGCTGGCACTATGATTGGTAGAGGGTACCAGAGTGGAAGAAAAGGAATGGCACCTCAAGCTGGTTTAATTTCATATGATTGGAATAATGACAATACAGAAGTACTAAATCAAGCAAGATTTGGAGGTTTGTTAATTTCTAACCACTCTTATGGATTTCCTGTAAGAGACCCTGATAATAATGCCCAAAATGCTCCATCATGGCTTATGGGTTGTTACGATACAGATGCTGCTAATTGGGATGGTATTGCCTATTTAGCACCCTACTATCTCCAAGTCGTGTCAGCTGGGAATGATGGAGAGTCAACATACTCAGGAGGATTAGCAGGCGGTTTTGATAAATTAACAGCTGAAAAAAATGCGAAAAATAATTTAGTTGTGGCAAATGCTAATAACCCATTTATAATTAATGGTAATGTACTTAGTCTTGCAATTAATCAAAGTAGTAGCCAAGGACCGTCTGACGATGGAAGGATAAAACCAGATATTACAGGTGATGGAACAGATGTAACTTCAGCTGAGAGTGGTAACGATTTGGCTTATGGAGTGAAAACAGGCACTTCGATGGCTGCTCCAAATGTTTCCGGATCATTGTTATTACTGCAACAATACTACAACGAAATTAATAATGAATTTATGAAATCGGCGACCCTCAAAGGTCTTGTTTGTCATACCGCTAGTGACGATGGTTCAAGAGTTGGGCCAGATCCAATTTTTGGATGGGGTTTATTGAATTCAAAGTTTGCAGCAGAGACTATTTTGGCCGCTTCACAAGGCGGTGCACATATTTCTGAGCGTACACTTTCAGATGGCGGAACTTTTTCAACAACAATGGAGGTTGTATCAGGTGAACCTCTGAGTGCAACTATATGTTGGACAGACCCTGCAGGAACAGCTCGTGACGGGTCAAGCAATAGCCCATTAGCTGCTTTAGTCAACGATTTAGATTTAAGATTAACAGGGCCAAGTGGTGGTACAACTTATTTTCCATGGAAACTAGATCTAAATAATATTTCTGGTTCTGCAATTACAGGTGATAACTTAGTGGATAATGTTGAAAAAATTGATATTGAAGATCCGACACCGGGCATCTATACACTAACGGTGTCACACAAAGGAACTCTTACTGACGATGCTCAAGATTTTTCACTTATAGTTACAGGATCAAATTTAACTCTAGGAACAGCTGATATAGAAATATCTACGGTTCATATATGGCCAAATCCAGCGCTAACAGAAATTAATTTTAAATTTCCAGCTTCGGAAAAAACTACACAATTAATGCTCTACGATTTAAGAGGAAGAGTAGTTTACGAAGATGAGATTTCTAAAAGTAATGGTACCATTAGAGGTCAAATTGATACGTCGGCCTTCGCCAGAGGTGTTTATATTTTGAAAATAAACCAAGGAAACACATCAACACAGAAAAAAGTAGTACTGAAATAA
- the rlmB gene encoding 23S rRNA (guanosine(2251)-2'-O)-methyltransferase RlmB — MQKETSLYGLRAILEAIEANKSIDKVFLQKGLRGELFSQLEHSVRKRGINCSYVPIEKLNRLTPNNHQGAVAHIAPIAFYELDALVSAVKETKENPLFLILDQLSDVRNFGAIIRTAECTGVDGIIVQKSGSAPINGDTIKTSAGAVFNIPICKVDHIKDAIFYFQASEIKVIAATEKTDQTLYEVDFKAATAIVMGSEGKGVSPSVLKLVDNKAKLPMYGSIASLNVSVACGAFLYEVVRQRHSSSLKE; from the coding sequence ATGCAAAAAGAAACAAGTCTGTACGGGTTACGCGCTATTTTAGAAGCCATTGAAGCCAACAAATCTATTGATAAAGTGTTTTTACAAAAAGGGCTTAGAGGTGAGTTGTTTTCTCAATTAGAACATAGTGTTAGAAAAAGAGGGATCAATTGCAGCTATGTGCCTATAGAAAAACTCAACAGGCTTACACCAAACAACCACCAAGGTGCTGTGGCACATATTGCCCCTATTGCGTTTTATGAATTAGATGCGTTAGTTTCCGCAGTAAAAGAAACAAAAGAAAATCCTTTATTTTTAATTCTCGATCAGTTGAGTGACGTACGCAACTTTGGCGCCATTATTCGTACTGCAGAATGTACTGGAGTCGATGGTATCATTGTACAAAAAAGTGGAAGCGCCCCAATCAATGGCGATACCATAAAAACAAGTGCTGGAGCGGTATTTAACATACCTATATGTAAAGTAGATCATATCAAAGATGCTATTTTTTACTTTCAAGCCTCTGAAATTAAAGTAATTGCAGCCACAGAAAAAACAGATCAAACACTTTATGAAGTAGATTTTAAAGCAGCAACCGCCATCGTTATGGGCTCTGAAGGTAAAGGGGTCTCCCCTTCTGTTCTTAAGCTAGTTGATAACAAAGCCAAATTACCAATGTATGGCAGTATCGCCTCATTGAATGTGTCTGTAGCTTGTGGCGCTTTTCTTTACGAAGTGGTGCGCCAACGTCACTCCTCCTCTTTGAAAGAATAG
- a CDS encoding rhomboid family intramembrane serine protease yields MKTASSFRFTTGVLGYPLFFVLLVWLVFWADFRFGLHLSELGIYPRKLEGLIGVIFSPFVHGSLDHVYHNSIPLLVLSMALFYFYRPVAWKIVVGGILLSGFMTWCIGSSAYHIGASGLIYVLLSFLLFKGLLSKHYRLIALSLVVVFLYGGMIWYIFPVKEKMSWEGHFSGFVVGILFSLRFKSSIAKPIKYAWEEADFDASEDPFLQQFDEDGNFIESSKFEKDSNPQIHYSFKEEE; encoded by the coding sequence ATGAAAACAGCTTCATCTTTTCGATTTACGACTGGCGTTCTGGGTTACCCGCTTTTTTTTGTCCTGCTTGTTTGGCTCGTTTTTTGGGCCGATTTTCGATTTGGTCTTCATCTCAGCGAGTTGGGAATTTATCCTCGTAAATTAGAGGGGTTAATTGGCGTTATTTTTAGCCCTTTTGTTCATGGTTCTTTGGACCATGTATACCACAATAGTATTCCTTTATTAGTTCTTTCTATGGCTTTGTTTTATTTCTACAGGCCCGTTGCCTGGAAAATTGTAGTAGGAGGGATTCTGCTTTCTGGATTTATGACTTGGTGTATTGGTAGCTCAGCTTACCACATTGGTGCGAGTGGACTTATTTATGTATTGTTGAGTTTTCTTTTGTTTAAAGGATTACTTTCAAAGCATTACCGATTGATTGCCCTTTCGTTAGTTGTTGTTTTTCTTTATGGTGGAATGATATGGTACATTTTTCCTGTCAAGGAAAAAATGTCTTGGGAAGGTCATTTTTCGGGATTTGTAGTTGGTATTTTGTTTTCTCTTAGATTTAAATCTTCCATTGCTAAACCCATTAAATATGCTTGGGAAGAAGCCGATTTTGATGCTTCTGAGGATCCTTTTTTACAGCAATTTGATGAAGATGGTAATTTTATTGAATCATCAAAATTTGAGAAGGATTCAAATCCTCAAATACACTATTCTTTCAAAGAGGAGGAGTGA